Part of the Vitis vinifera cultivar Pinot Noir 40024 chromosome 13, ASM3070453v1 genome is shown below.
CGGAGAGGCGGGTTTTCGAAGCTGCGATATCAAGCTCGCCATTGTTCGACCCCTGCCTCAGCTTCTCCGATACTCCCGATCCAGAGGTCCGCCTCTGTTTCTCTGCAATTTCATCGACTCCGACCCAAGTCGCCGGAGCTTCAGTTTTCCCTATTCCGGGTTCTTCACTGGCGACGAGAATTGCAAGCGAATCGGGGAAGTTCTCGGCAGGGGAAAGGGGAGGAATCCTCTGCTTGTTGGCGTATGCGCATATGATGCGCTCCAGAGTTTCACAGAGATGGTGGAGAAAGGAAGATACAATATTTTGCCTGTGGAGATATCTGGGTTGAGCATAATTTGCATCGAGAAGGATGTTTTGAGGTTTTTCAATGAGAATTGCGACCAAGGGCTGATAAATTCCAGGTTTGAGGAGGTGGGTGTGCTAGTTCAACATTGTTTGGGAGCTGGGTTGGTGGTGAATTTCGGAGATTTGAAGGTTTTTATCGACCGCGATGATGCCTCTGTTGGTGTTGTGAGCTATGTTGTTTCCCAGTTAACAAGATTGTTGGAGATTCATGGTGGAAAAGTGCGGTTAATGGGAGCAGTCTCGAGTTATGAGACCTATTTGAAATTTCTTAATAGATATCCATCTATTGAAAAAGACTGGGATTTGCAGCTTCTGCCAATCACTTCTCTTAGACCTCCAATGGGGGAGCCCTATGCAAGATCGAGGTAACTGGCCAATCTCGCATTTCCATATTAGTAGGCTTCGACTCAATTCATATGTGTAGAAATTGTCTCAACCACTTAGTTTCAGCTCCATGAGGTAGTTTTTAACGCATACAGATCTGTTTATAACCACAACGAATTAAAATACTAAAGCATGTTAAGTATAGGATATTATGCTATTGCCCAGCCTCTCCAAGTTTaccaattttaaattatgactccaattttatattttgaagtgTATATACGACAAAGATCTTGATTGTCTTGTGAATTTGATACAGATACCTTCCGCTTTaagttatttataaatttaacatAAGTTGCTTTGAACATCCTCCTTCTGAAAGGCTATTAGAGCCTGGGATGGTGAATCATGGTTTTGAGGGATTATAAGAAaaggttaatttattttaattttgggtCCTGTCATGGAATTTTCTTTTGTGATGATTCAAATAATTCCAGGATTATCTGGGTGAAGTTCCTGGAGAAGAATTTAAGACTGGTATTCACACAAAAGGAGAGGCTTAGTTGAATATGCTGTTCTTATTTGTAGTTCAGGCTTATGCTTCACAATTTTGGTATGATGTACTGCCATGAATTCATTACTCCAAAAACTAGGTTTGTTGAGAAAGAGTTgagataaattaatattttgatttttcttattcaACATCTGAATGTTAATTTATAGACAAATATGTATAGATTACCTAAAGAGGTTTTTAGAGAAGAActcttttactttaatttttatctgCAATTATAATTTTGACCATGTGAGAACACTTCTTTCTTAATACTTCgagttgttttgttttttattttattttctcagtgTTTGAAAGCATAATAAAATTTCCTTTGTCATACTATATATGTGCATGTGTTCTCATGGCTGTCGATGTCATGTCTTGATCGGAGAGTGGAAGTTTTGCTCCACACTAGTGAGTGGACCGTCACCAATAATATGAAAGCTAGGACTATGACTGTTAACAACACCATGTTGTGCGGTCCTAATGAAGGAGATTATGTCATGATCACTTTGTGTGAGCTGAAGAATCTACtgtaaaaaataatgagagacaCTTTTGCAAGAAGTGGCTTCAGGAACACTGGTTAGAGGTGACAATTGAAAATCTTTGGGCACTCAAACTGCCTAGTTAGGGCATCAGGTTTGTATCACCATAATGAGGTAGTAATGGATGCCTTGTTGTATGCACAAACCTCCACATGAAAGACGTGGGTAGCCATTGAGAATGTCAAATATTGATGTCCTATCCCAGGTAGCTGATATGACGAGGAAGTTACTAATTGAGAAGGTGTGGGCCCATATCATCGACACTCGGAGGATTATTAAGGAAGCTAACATGATGATCACCTTTAGCCATGCTTATCTAGATGGTGATACTTGTGTGATACCCTAATGAAAATAGGCCATGTGTTAATCTGGTAATTGGTTTTTACAGGGATGCTGTCAATTGTGATGACTGAGGTTGTGTCATGTTTAGTTCTTTTCCCCATGATAGAAAGATAGTTTTGAGACCATAGCATCCTTGTAAACGTCCACCTCCCCTTGAATATACTAATTTAACGTACCCTATATTTGTCTGCACAGGCTTCTGTTACAGTGGTGCTTTTATTCCACCATCTATCCTCATGTAAGTTACTAATTGTTGTTGATCTGGTGTATGATTGTTAGCACGAGTAATTAAGAAGCTTCAATAGTTTGTTAGAATTTGGATCATCTTATTCTTGAGGTTGGAAATTGTGGTTTTAGTGGTTGAAGATGAGTTTATTTCATCTGATCTGTTGTTGTGTAATTAACAATGTGGTTctctgatttttgtttttcctctttttattaGGTGGTAGGCAGGTACCAAACCTTACATGTTATGTTTTACTCGAGTAAATTCTAATGTCATTTTTTACTTAGATTTTAGATAACGAAGAATGCTATCTATTTGTGATCAggcttctaattttattttttttccttcaggcCTTCTGAATATCTTTGGGTCCATTATGCAGTCTTTTTCCATGTGTTCATTTAACTTCTGACCATTTTGTGTCCATTGTATCTCACAGCTCTGTGCTCATTATGTGCTTACAGCTTGATGGAGTCATTTGTCCCATTGGGTGGGTTTTTTTCTTCCCCTTGTGAGCTGAAGGGCCAGTTAAGTGGTTCATATCAATTTACATCTCGTTGTCATCAGTGCAATGAGAAGTGTGAGCAAGAAGTGGCTGCTCTGTCAAAGGGAGGATTCACTGCTTCAGTTGCCGATCAATACCAACCTAACTTGCCTGCTTGGTTGCAGATGGCTGAACTTGGCAAAAGCACGGCATTTGATGTTGCAAAGGTGTgtatttccttcaaatttatcTCTGAAACTTTTATCAATATTCACCCATACCACAACTCAAAGAGCTACATGCTTCTTTGTTTGTTGACCCTAGTGATGGCCAACTTTAAGTGTCTACTGTGAACTAAGGTCTTaaagtcaatatttttaatgttattattaGCACATTTGAaacaattgtttttagaaaatgtttggATAGGCTTCATCATGATGGTTATTCTTTGACCTAAAAGAATTCCTTATTGGTGGAATCaccataatattatatatagcgTCATGCTCTTACAATAGCATTTTTGGTCCATTATCCACAGTAATTTTTTGTATCTTGAGCAATATCTCGGTGGCTGTAATTCATTCATTGGAATTATATTGGCATTGACTTAATCTTGTGGGATTCATGAGAAAAGCTGATGTACCATCTGATGTAAACTGAGGAAATTTTACATTATTTATGTAAAAGCAGTTTCATTTTCTTCAGTGCAGGCCAAAGATGATGGCATGCTATTGTTGAATGCTAAGATTATGGGGCTGCAAAAGAAATGGGACAATATTTGCCAGCGTCTCCAGCACACCCAACCATTTCCCAAGGCAGATTTTTATCGAGTGGGTTCTCAAGTTCCATCTGTTGTGGGATTTCAGGCTGTCAAGGACTCGAAGGAAAATGCTGATAATCATCGCAGCAGCAAAACAAATGCATCTCCAAGTGACAGTGGGTGCAAACATGCAAATTCATGTGTGTCCATGGATCTACAAAAAGTTCCGGAATCGACTCCAAGCACTCCACTTCCTCTAGTTTCCAAAAATGAGAGTTTCCTATCCAAACTCTTTGAAAAATCTTCAAAAACTGAAGAGCATGAGCCAGGGAGCCTCCAATCTCGCACTTTATCCACCTCAAGCGTGGGTGATGGTCGAACATCTCCTACATCTGTGAATTCTGTGACTACAGATTTAGGGTTGGGACTGTTTTATCCACCAAGTAAGCAATTAAAGAAAGATGCAAAACAAACTCATCTGGGACCTCTGCCAGACTTTTCTAGCCGCTATCCTGCAAATGTTGACCTGGTAAATGGGAGCATCTCAAATCCATCTTCATCCTGCTCATGTCCTGATTCTTGGGGCCAGTCTGATCAAAGAGATTTCAAGACGCTTTTTAGAGCCCTTACTGAAAGGATTGATTGGCAACATGAAGCCATAAGCGTGATTAGTGAAACAATAGCACACTGTCGACTGGGTAATGAAAAACGGCATGGAGCAAGTCCCAAAGGAGACATATGGTTCAATTTCGTAGGACCTGATAGGTTCAGCAAGAAGAAAATTGCTGTTGCCCTTGCAGAGATATTGTATGGACGCAGGGAAAGTTTTATCTGTGTGGATCTCAGTTCCCAAGATGGTATGATCCATAAAAGTGCAAACCATGGTAGCCAAGAAATGAATGGATACAATGTAAAGTTCAGAGGAAAGAACGTGGTTGATTATATTGCTGGGGAGTTGAGCAAGAAACCCTTGTCTGTTGTCTTCCTCGAAAATGTGGATCAGGCTGATCTGCTGGCTCGAAACAGCTTGTTCCATGCTATTAATACTGGTAAATTTTGCGACTCACATGGAAGAGAAGTCAGCATTAACAATGCTACCTTTGTGACAACAGCAAGATTCAGGCAGGGTGACAAAGTTCTATCTTCAGGTAAAGAACCTGCTAAATATTCTGAGGAAAGAATATCAAGAGCAAAGGGCTTGCCAATGCAAATTTTAATTGGATATTCTCATAGGGAGGATGACCATGACAACTTTGGCCACAGCTTGAGCCTATCCATAACCACGAACAATGGCATCTCTAACCAGATTTTTCTGAATAAAAGGAAGCTGGTTGGCAGCAGTGAAACCCTAGAGCAGAGTGAAACTTCGGAGATGGCTAAGCGGGCACACAAGGCATCAAACACATATCTGGATTTGAACCTCCCGGCTGAAGAGAATGAAGGGCAAGACGCTGATCATGTAGACCCTAACCCCAGGTCCTGGTTACAACATTTCTCTGATCAGATTGATGAAACAGTGGTTTTCAAGCCATTTGATTTTGATGCACTGGCTGAGAAAGTATTGAGAGAGATCAGCAAGACGTTCCACGAGACCATTGGTCCAGAGTCTTTGCTGGAGATCAATACAAAAGTCATGGAGCAGATCCTAGCAGCTGCATGCTCGTCGGACAGGACCGGAGCTGTGGGGGATTGGGTGGAACAGGTTCTAAGCAGGGGATTTGCGGAAGCTCGAAAACGGTATAATCTCACTGCCCATTGTGTTGTAAAACTTGTCCCTTGTGAGGGGATTTTCATGGAGGATCAAGCACCAGGAGTTTGGCTTCCCTCTAGAATTATTTTGAACTGATGTCCCATGAAAACCTCATTC
Proteins encoded:
- the LOC100260392 gene encoding protein SMAX1-LIKE 6, which gives rise to MPTSVSLARQCLTPEAAHALDEAVGVARRRGHAQTTSLHAVSAMLSLPSSLLRDACARARNSAYSARLQFKALELCLSVSLDRVPSTQLADDPPVSNSLMAAIKRSQANQRRQPENFQLYQQLQQQSSSSISCIKVELQHLILSILDDPVVSRVFGEAGFRSCDIKLAIVRPLPQLLRYSRSRGPPLFLCNFIDSDPSRRSFSFPYSGFFTGDENCKRIGEVLGRGKGRNPLLVGVCAYDALQSFTEMVEKGRYNILPVEISGLSIICIEKDVLRFFNENCDQGLINSRFEEVGVLVQHCLGAGLVVNFGDLKVFIDRDDASVGVVSYVVSQLTRLLEIHGGKVRLMGAVSSYETYLKFLNRYPSIEKDWDLQLLPITSLRPPMGEPYARSSLMESFVPLGGFFSSPCELKGQLSGSYQFTSRCHQCNEKCEQEVAALSKGGFTASVADQYQPNLPAWLQMAELGKSTAFDVAKAKDDGMLLLNAKIMGLQKKWDNICQRLQHTQPFPKADFYRVGSQVPSVVGFQAVKDSKENADNHRSSKTNASPSDSGCKHANSCVSMDLQKVPESTPSTPLPLVSKNESFLSKLFEKSSKTEEHEPGSLQSRTLSTSSVGDGRTSPTSVNSVTTDLGLGLFYPPSKQLKKDAKQTHLGPLPDFSSRYPANVDLVNGSISNPSSSCSCPDSWGQSDQRDFKTLFRALTERIDWQHEAISVISETIAHCRLGNEKRHGASPKGDIWFNFVGPDRFSKKKIAVALAEILYGRRESFICVDLSSQDGMIHKSANHGSQEMNGYNVKFRGKNVVDYIAGELSKKPLSVVFLENVDQADLLARNSLFHAINTGKFCDSHGREVSINNATFVTTARFRQGDKVLSSGKEPAKYSEERISRAKGLPMQILIGYSHREDDHDNFGHSLSLSITTNNGISNQIFLNKRKLVGSSETLEQSETSEMAKRAHKASNTYLDLNLPAEENEGQDADHVDPNPRSWLQHFSDQIDETVVFKPFDFDALAEKVLREISKTFHETIGPESLLEINTKVMEQILAAACSSDRTGAVGDWVEQVLSRGFAEARKRYNLTAHCVVKLVPCEGIFMEDQAPGVWLPSRIILN